In Sebastes umbrosus isolate fSebUmb1 chromosome 15, fSebUmb1.pri, whole genome shotgun sequence, the genomic window CAGCATCCGACGTCATCTCTTCAGTAGATCAGTCAACGCTGTTATTTGTCCTCAATTCAAAATGGCATTGTCctcttttatatttacttttttaaacaaGCTGTGTGTCTCCCTCTAGCGTGGGCCGTTTCCTCTCCTGCATTCACACATTCTGTAGGCACATATGTAGAAAATACCTGCAATGGACAGAGGCAGTGCATTtagtgatgtacagtatgtatgattACAAAATTACATGCAATAGGTTAAACAATTtggctttatatatatatatgtatatcaacgagacactacaggcaaaaacattgtttttccttttgggtattttgcttccataacatgtcttctttcagactagttgaaagaaagtgtttattttactacttgtTCTATTtacatctgtagatttctcctaaattcaccaaaagttagaatcagataatgtctcatttacatatttaaacataaaatttcagaaaacttttaacacaaaaaataattgtcttaacgtaagtaatcaactggggaagtttcatggtgacaTCTATTAGTTAATATGTTTATCCttgtagtgtcttgcaaaattTATGTATAATCTTTAAAGGCCAAtttctcaaaattagtttttttctcatagcctgagccagaaatctccacttcagtagcattTAACATCCATCACACTGTCCAGTTTAATTcttatctatattctgaaggtgtttagagaggggtttgttcatatatcattcatagcctgatttatagaacattttattcctaaaaaaatgacaaaaactgtttttttaatggctattgacagtattttctgatttatggagtgataaataTCCcaaatcccctctgtaaaaacctttgactctagtatgtcaacaaaatgaaacaagatttatccaatgttcacattCCTGTTCTGGAAATATATTCAAATTAGCACACATTTAATAAGACAAtgcctaatttgcatatttaaacataaaacatgtaatacaaaaaaaaagaattgccttaatgtaagttatcaactggagaagtttcatggtgacatctattagttacattttttaccctattcaatTTAAGATTTCCTTCATATTGCATCAACGGGACTAGAGATTATCTCAATAAAGGTTATTGTTTTGAATATTTGTAAGTAACTTCTGTGGTTATTGCTTCTTCTGAGCTCTCTGACAACTCTGAATGTAAATGGGGTTTATGTCTCGACAAAGATTGACCCCCGACCTTTGTCCTTTCTCACCTGCAAAGAAGTTCATGAGCATGGCCACCCAGCCCAGTATGTAGGACCAGGAGAAGCGCCAGTCACCGAAGCGCCTCCCCAGGAAGTTGACTGTCACTCCAGTATAAATGGCCATACCCAGCAGAACAAAGAAAGCTAAAAAGGGATAGGGAGGTACATGTCAGTTATGATTAAGTTAAgtgtacgtgcatgtgtgtgtgtgagttgatTCAGAAGACTCACTGGAGACAAAAAACATGATTCCTGCAGCAAAGGAGCGGTTGAACCTTTCAAAGGAGGAGAAGTGAGCGAACGACATGATGCCAGCGATGATGCCTGCAAAGCACGCCATCCCTGAAAGGATCATGAAGGCCCTGGTGGCATTCCAGTAAGCTGGAAGGAAACGGGTAGACATCATCAGATATATCAGACCCACAAGATGGAGCGGCATATGGTTCCAGATGCCTCTTTCATTAGCTGATGCTCAAATATACAGGGACTTTGAAATTGTAGTTTTTGAAAGACATCCTGAATGTCCTTACCAATGCTGTCAGTCTGCATGTAGCACTTGTTGGACATGCAGTACCTCCACAGACCCTGGTGGGCGTAGTTTCCAGAGAGACGGTACTGCATCCAGTAGTCGGTCGCCGTGGAGATCACCAACAGGATATTACCAACAATAGCACAGAACAGGCCCCCTCCCATGAAGCTGTACATCTTGAGCTGAGATAACGGGGCCTCTGCAGAGCAACTGTAACATAGTGAGGGGGAAATCATGGAAGTTAATGGTGCTGTGGATCACTGGTTCTCAACCATGGGTCctgggacccccaggggtccttgagggagttccagtGGGTCCCCAGAAATATGGAGAATAGttcattttcactatttaattcactatatAAGTGAGTCCAATATGAGTAAGAGTCACAAGAGTGACTATTGACTACTGATCACTTCCTCCACAGTTGACAACTACAGTAATCTGGTCTTAATcacaaccaaaatcttttccGATGCTGGTCCCTGaagcaaaatcttatcaaattgGAGTCTGTGACCCAATGTGTATccatttaggggtccttgacatgaaaaaggttgagaaccactgctgtagATATTGTTAAAATCCTATTTTGCTATTCATGTACTGCACACACAGACTTACTGGGtgtcaagtcaaatttaagaCATTTGGCTTTTTATGTACATACATAGTCTCAAGACCTGCAACTTAAGAGGTTgaatacatcattttttttaaattaaacacaCTGTATGGATTACAATATGCGTAAATGGCATCTTTAAAAACGTATTAGTACTCAATAGTTCATACAAATTCTGCCAACACTTTGCaaagaatccttaaaaaaaagtgatagtgaAATCTAATCAGTCAAATTAAATACTAGTGTCCATTTGGAGCTTCGTTTGAAAACCACATATGATGCCAGCCAATCATAAAGCCATTCTACAATGAGCACAAACCAGAGAAATAGAGAAATATGAAACAAACTGAAAATATCTCTCCATATATGAACATGCAACAAGCACAATTATATTTGCTGCTGATTTGTAACTAACATACTCTATCAAACATGAAGTATTTACCTCTTCTGTAGTGGAACCATCACTATTAGTTGAACAGACGCGAAGCAAAACCACAGTAAACGCTATGATGTTGCAGTTTGTTGTTGCTCGCCTTCCCAATCCTCATGTCACACCAGCGCTTGTTCAGCTGTAATGAGGTTTTATCTGATTCTGCCAGCCTCTGTCCAATCATCATAAGTGAAAATGTATTGCTCTaggatacacacacaaaaaaaacacattgaaattTGATCCATTACCTTGTTTCTGGAAATGCACCCTCTCTACTGCCCACCTTTCTGAGGTAAAGATAGAAACgggtggagagagaaagagctgtTGCTCACCTGggggcaaagagagagagagagagtcacagacaatactacaacctaaaagttgtCCCCTCTTTTT contains:
- the LOC119503505 gene encoding lens fiber membrane intrinsic protein-like; translated protein: MVPLQKSCSAEAPLSQLKMYSFMGGGLFCAIVGNILLVISTATDYWMQYRLSGNYAHQGLWRYCMSNKCYMQTDSIAYWNATRAFMILSGMACFAGIIAGIMSFAHFSSFERFNRSFAAGIMFFVSTFFVLLGMAIYTGVTVNFLGRRFGDWRFSWSYILGWVAMLMNFFAGIFYICAYRMCECRRGNGPR